Proteins encoded together in one Diabrotica undecimpunctata isolate CICGRU chromosome 3, icDiaUnde3, whole genome shotgun sequence window:
- the LOC140435986 gene encoding uncharacterized protein: protein MYVKIEMGRLTFIRLNQTKLRSEEYIYLRDAINTDGDAQNVGRMTILSATYIGSPRHMHEYAQDAMSYVHHYGTTDLFITFTCNPHWIEIKQELFPRQSPIDRHDITVRVFRQKLKSLMDFIVKHYVFGETRCWMYSVEWQKRGLPHAQILILLVEKIRPNEVNAVISAEISNIEVDPGLHEVVIKNMIHGPCGTLNQNSPCMVDGKCSKRYPQTLISETITGNDGYPLYRRQSTADNGRSTIVKLNQQYIELDNRWIVPCSPILSKTFKAHINVKSCHSVKSIKYICKYVTKGDDKAVIGINAENSNDEVIQYQIGRYVSSNEAGEYFLFLFMRDTLLLFI, encoded by the coding sequence ATGTATGTTAAAATTGAAATGGGGAGATTAACATTCATCAGGTTGAATCAGACCAAACTCAGATCTGAAGAGTATATTTACCTTCGAGATGCGATAAATACTGATGGAGATGCACAGAATGTTGGTCGGATGACTATTCTTTCAGCAACATACATCGGAAGCCCTCGACATATGCATGAATATGCTCAAGATGCCATGTCATATGTTCATCATTATGGTACAACAGATTTGTTCATCACATTTACATGTAATCCACACTGGATAGAAATCAAGCAGGAGTTATTCCCTCGGCAATCACCCATTGATCGTCATGATATTACAGTTAGAGTCTTTAGACAAAAGTTGAAATCTTTAATGGATTTCATTGTGAAACATTATGTGTTTGGAGAAACACGCTGCTGGATGTATTCTGTGGAGTGGCAGAAACGGGGATTGCCACATGCACAGATTTTGATTTTGTTAGTTGAAAAGATAAGGCCAAATGAAGTTAATGCAGTAATATCAGCTGAAATTTCTAATATAGAAGTTGATCCTGGATTGCATGAGGTAGTTATCAAAAACATGATACATGGTCCCTGTGGAACTCTTAATCAAAATTCACCGTGTATGGTGGATGGTAAATGTTCAAAACGATATCCACAGACATTAATATCTGAAACAATCACTGGTAATGACGGATATCCACTGTATCGTCGCCAATCGACAGCAGACAATGGAAGATCAACAATTGTCAAATTAAATCAACAATATATTGAACTAGATAATCGCTGGATTGTTCCATGTTCACCCATTTTATCAAAGACATTCAAAGCGCACATTAACGTTAAATCTTGTCATTCAGTGAAATCTATCAAATACATTTGCAAATATGTAACCAAAGGGGATGATAAGGCTGTGATTGGTATTAATGCAGAGAATTCCAATGATGAAGTTATCCAATACCAAATTGGTCGCTACGTTAGTAGTAATGAAGCAGGcgaatattttctttttctattcaTGAGAGACACCCTACTGT